From one Oncorhynchus clarkii lewisi isolate Uvic-CL-2024 chromosome 6, UVic_Ocla_1.0, whole genome shotgun sequence genomic stretch:
- the LOC139411254 gene encoding FHF complex subunit HOOK-interacting protein 2B isoform X1, whose product MDMFSKLTHLFQQALETREPPVNLLDSFVDHWKGITNYYIETTGQTRPVKQTDIPWRLKQMLDILVFEEAQQGQEEMGPCMEYLLQHKLLETLCTLGKAQYPPGMNQQVLVFFSKILVQIQKPMLHILNVYRPVQKLVRLCGLPGSQTEKEEAQFMFVVCSRVKQDPYVLNYILEIKKDNHSKRSISTSEDTEKGRSGETVSSNYPTASNPASTSSPQQHSPTDSPSTIFPANAGLIHVLVHLSRSQKSRVALKAFESLLLLVSIPKEDTAVCLAESTPLCQLLAERLCELFSQLPATLEPADIHSFPQTHWNNGPDVLCSVAFSQSGMQESQSFPGSEHMESFFAWLDFLDHLMREAPKSLAVKLAKEIHHCWLVGVLQHELLQMSEMGVLVNTALLCCSVRHIQSPAMVEELVSFLLGRQTQSEQRFDTESHVLRYQLIEHCDHISDEISITTLLLFEALLQKPHRDILFNLVLRNLENRCYLTRTLGGGDDCRHFTDTDPVEENEELEEDPFFTDMYGEDEFNSSEQLLHRPQLIRKHRCSGQTQALDIVNSFLCLVPQEAKTSQHVQGARYETYVHDAHEQFKECTAFLLDWDWPESLKPTELSVSSSDFFEGHFLKVLFDRIGRILEQPYELNLQVTSVLSRLAVFPHPHLHEYLLDPYIILAPGVRSLFSVLIRVIGELMQRIEVIPNFTEKLVHVRRQLMGLDGESGVDHMPLLKGVIILEEFCKELAAIAFVKLPANNTNLQNTDTL is encoded by the exons ATGGATATGTTCAGTAAACTGACACATCTCTTTCAACAGGCGTTGGAGACC AGGGAGCCGCCAGTAAATTTATTGGACTCTTTCGTGGACCACTGGAAAGGGATAACCAATTATTACATTGAAACTACTG GTCAAACGAGGCCTGTAAAGCAGACAGACATCCCATGGCGATTGAAGCAGATGCTGGATATCTTAGTTTTCGAAGAGGCCCAACAGGGGCAGGAGGAGATGGGCCCTTGTATGGAGTACCTCCTACAGCACAAACTGCTGGAGACCCTCTGCACCCTAGGCAAAGCACag TACCCCCCAGGAATGAACCAGCAGGTCCTGGTGTTCTTCTCCAAGATCCTGGTACAAATCCAAAAGCCAATGCTTCACATCCTCAATGTGTATAGGCCAGTCCAG AAGCTGGTTCGTCTGTGTGGTCTTCCGGGATCGCAGACTGAGAAGGAGGAGGCTCAGTTTATGTTTGTTGTTTGCTCCAGGGTGAAACAAGATCCGTATGTTCTCAACTACATTTTAGAG ATTAAAAAGGATAATCACTCCAAGAGGTCTATTTCTACCTCTGAGGATACAGAAAAAGGGAGAAGTGGAGAAACTGTGTCTTCCAATTACCCCACAGCTTCCAACCCTGCCTCCACCTCTAGTCCTCAACAGCACTCACCCACTGACTCTCCCTCAACTATTTTCCCAGCCAATGCAGGCCTCATCCATGTCTTGGTCCACTTGAGCAGAAGCCAG AAAAGCAGAGTTGCACTGAAAGCATTTGAGAGCTTGCTGCTCCTTGTCAGCATACCAAAGGAAGATACTGCTGTGTGCCTGGCTGAAAGCACCCCACTGTGTCAGCTACTAGCTGAGAGGTTGTGTGAGCTCTTCAGCCAGCTCCCGGCTACGCTGGAGCCTGCAGACATCCACAGTTTCCCCCAGACCCACTGGAA TAATGGACCTGATGTTTTGTGCAGTGTTGCATTCTCTCAGAGCGGTATGCAGGAAAGCCAGTCGTTTCCTGGTAGTGAGCACATGGAGAGCTTTTTCGCTTGGCTGGACTTCCTTGACCATCTGATGAGGGAGGCACCAAAG AGCCTCGCTGTGAAATTAGCCAAAGAAATTCACCATTGCTGGCTTGTCGGTGTTCTACAGCATGAGCTGCTCCAAAT GTCTGAGATGGGCGTGCTGGTGAACACTGCACTGCTGTGCTGCTCGGTGCGTCACATCCAATCCCCTGCCATGGTGGAAGAGCTGGTCTCGTTCCTCCTAGGCAGACAAACACAGAGCGAGCAGCGCTTCGACACAGAGAGTCATGTGCTGCGTTATCAACTTATAGAGCACTGTGACCACATCTCCGATGAG aTCAGTATCACTACTCTGCTCCTGTTTGAAGCGCTTCTACAGAAGCCTCACAGGGACATTCTCTTCAACCTGGTCCTGAGGAACCTGGAGAACCGCTGCTACTTGACACGCACTCTGGGGGGAGGGGATGATTGCAggcatttcactgacactgatccCGTGGAGGAGAACGA AGAACTAGAGGAGGACCCTTTCTTCACTGACATGTACGGCGAGGATGAATTCAACAGCTCAGAGCAGCTTCTGCATCGACCACAGCTCATCAGAAAACATCGCTGCAGTGGGCAAACTCAAGCATTGGACATtgtaaacag TTTTCTGTGTTTGGTCCCTCAAGAAGCAAAAACCTCTCAACATGTCCAAGGTGCCCGATATGAAACTTATGTCCATGATGCTCATGAGCAG TTTAAAGAGTGCACTGCATTCTTGCTCGATTGGGATTGGCCGGAGTCCCTCAAACCAACCGAGTTGTCTGTATCCAGTTCTGACTTTTTCGAAGGTCACTTCCTCAAAGTCCTGTTTGACAGAATAGGCCGGATCCTTGAGCAG cccTATGAGCTGAACCTCCAGGTGACATCTGTGTTGTCCAGGCTGGCCGTGTTCCCTCACCCCCACCTCCATGAGTACCTGCTGGACCCCTACATCATCCTGGCCCCTGGAGTCCGCTCCCTGTTCTCTGTGCTCATCAGG GTGATAGGAGAACTGATGCAGAGGATCGAGGTGATCCCAAACTTCACAGAGAAGCTTGTGCATGTCCGAAGACAGCTGATGGGCCTGGATGGGGAGTCTGG AGTGGATCACATGCCCCTGCTTAAGGGAGTGATCATCCTGGAGGAGTTTTGTAAGGAGCTGGCAGCCATTGCCTTTGTCAAACTTCCTGCCAACAACACAAACTTGCAGAACACTGACACCTTGTGA
- the LOC139411254 gene encoding FHF complex subunit HOOK-interacting protein 2B isoform X2 gives MDMFSKLTHLFQQALETREPPVNLLDSFVDHWKGITNYYIETTGQTRPVKQTDIPWRLKQMLDILVFEEAQQGQEEMGPCMEYLLQHKLLETLCTLGKAQYPPGMNQQVLVFFSKILVQIQKPMLHILNVYRPVQKLVRLCGLPGSQTEKEEAQFMFVVCSRVKQDPYVLNYILEIKKDNHSKRSISTSEDTEKGRSGETVSSNYPTASNPASTSSPQQHSPTDSPSTIFPANAGLIHVLVHLSRSQKSRVALKAFESLLLLVSIPKEDTAVCLAESTPLCQLLAERLCELFSQLPATLEPADIHSFPQTHWNVAFSQSGMQESQSFPGSEHMESFFAWLDFLDHLMREAPKSLAVKLAKEIHHCWLVGVLQHELLQMSEMGVLVNTALLCCSVRHIQSPAMVEELVSFLLGRQTQSEQRFDTESHVLRYQLIEHCDHISDEISITTLLLFEALLQKPHRDILFNLVLRNLENRCYLTRTLGGGDDCRHFTDTDPVEENEELEEDPFFTDMYGEDEFNSSEQLLHRPQLIRKHRCSGQTQALDIVNSFLCLVPQEAKTSQHVQGARYETYVHDAHEQFKECTAFLLDWDWPESLKPTELSVSSSDFFEGHFLKVLFDRIGRILEQPYELNLQVTSVLSRLAVFPHPHLHEYLLDPYIILAPGVRSLFSVLIRVIGELMQRIEVIPNFTEKLVHVRRQLMGLDGESGVDHMPLLKGVIILEEFCKELAAIAFVKLPANNTNLQNTDTL, from the exons ATGGATATGTTCAGTAAACTGACACATCTCTTTCAACAGGCGTTGGAGACC AGGGAGCCGCCAGTAAATTTATTGGACTCTTTCGTGGACCACTGGAAAGGGATAACCAATTATTACATTGAAACTACTG GTCAAACGAGGCCTGTAAAGCAGACAGACATCCCATGGCGATTGAAGCAGATGCTGGATATCTTAGTTTTCGAAGAGGCCCAACAGGGGCAGGAGGAGATGGGCCCTTGTATGGAGTACCTCCTACAGCACAAACTGCTGGAGACCCTCTGCACCCTAGGCAAAGCACag TACCCCCCAGGAATGAACCAGCAGGTCCTGGTGTTCTTCTCCAAGATCCTGGTACAAATCCAAAAGCCAATGCTTCACATCCTCAATGTGTATAGGCCAGTCCAG AAGCTGGTTCGTCTGTGTGGTCTTCCGGGATCGCAGACTGAGAAGGAGGAGGCTCAGTTTATGTTTGTTGTTTGCTCCAGGGTGAAACAAGATCCGTATGTTCTCAACTACATTTTAGAG ATTAAAAAGGATAATCACTCCAAGAGGTCTATTTCTACCTCTGAGGATACAGAAAAAGGGAGAAGTGGAGAAACTGTGTCTTCCAATTACCCCACAGCTTCCAACCCTGCCTCCACCTCTAGTCCTCAACAGCACTCACCCACTGACTCTCCCTCAACTATTTTCCCAGCCAATGCAGGCCTCATCCATGTCTTGGTCCACTTGAGCAGAAGCCAG AAAAGCAGAGTTGCACTGAAAGCATTTGAGAGCTTGCTGCTCCTTGTCAGCATACCAAAGGAAGATACTGCTGTGTGCCTGGCTGAAAGCACCCCACTGTGTCAGCTACTAGCTGAGAGGTTGTGTGAGCTCTTCAGCCAGCTCCCGGCTACGCTGGAGCCTGCAGACATCCACAGTTTCCCCCAGACCCACTGGAA TGTTGCATTCTCTCAGAGCGGTATGCAGGAAAGCCAGTCGTTTCCTGGTAGTGAGCACATGGAGAGCTTTTTCGCTTGGCTGGACTTCCTTGACCATCTGATGAGGGAGGCACCAAAG AGCCTCGCTGTGAAATTAGCCAAAGAAATTCACCATTGCTGGCTTGTCGGTGTTCTACAGCATGAGCTGCTCCAAAT GTCTGAGATGGGCGTGCTGGTGAACACTGCACTGCTGTGCTGCTCGGTGCGTCACATCCAATCCCCTGCCATGGTGGAAGAGCTGGTCTCGTTCCTCCTAGGCAGACAAACACAGAGCGAGCAGCGCTTCGACACAGAGAGTCATGTGCTGCGTTATCAACTTATAGAGCACTGTGACCACATCTCCGATGAG aTCAGTATCACTACTCTGCTCCTGTTTGAAGCGCTTCTACAGAAGCCTCACAGGGACATTCTCTTCAACCTGGTCCTGAGGAACCTGGAGAACCGCTGCTACTTGACACGCACTCTGGGGGGAGGGGATGATTGCAggcatttcactgacactgatccCGTGGAGGAGAACGA AGAACTAGAGGAGGACCCTTTCTTCACTGACATGTACGGCGAGGATGAATTCAACAGCTCAGAGCAGCTTCTGCATCGACCACAGCTCATCAGAAAACATCGCTGCAGTGGGCAAACTCAAGCATTGGACATtgtaaacag TTTTCTGTGTTTGGTCCCTCAAGAAGCAAAAACCTCTCAACATGTCCAAGGTGCCCGATATGAAACTTATGTCCATGATGCTCATGAGCAG TTTAAAGAGTGCACTGCATTCTTGCTCGATTGGGATTGGCCGGAGTCCCTCAAACCAACCGAGTTGTCTGTATCCAGTTCTGACTTTTTCGAAGGTCACTTCCTCAAAGTCCTGTTTGACAGAATAGGCCGGATCCTTGAGCAG cccTATGAGCTGAACCTCCAGGTGACATCTGTGTTGTCCAGGCTGGCCGTGTTCCCTCACCCCCACCTCCATGAGTACCTGCTGGACCCCTACATCATCCTGGCCCCTGGAGTCCGCTCCCTGTTCTCTGTGCTCATCAGG GTGATAGGAGAACTGATGCAGAGGATCGAGGTGATCCCAAACTTCACAGAGAAGCTTGTGCATGTCCGAAGACAGCTGATGGGCCTGGATGGGGAGTCTGG AGTGGATCACATGCCCCTGCTTAAGGGAGTGATCATCCTGGAGGAGTTTTGTAAGGAGCTGGCAGCCATTGCCTTTGTCAAACTTCCTGCCAACAACACAAACTTGCAGAACACTGACACCTTGTGA
- the LOC139411255 gene encoding 8-oxo-dGDP phosphatase NUDT18 isoform X2, which translates to MVQEAKENCYKQWYLPAGRMEEGESIVEAMRREVKEEAGFDCKPITLVLVQEQGPQWIRFVFLAEITGGSLKTMAEADAESLQAQWWDQDSPLTLRGRDILRLIDTALKYRKKPWHPVAHPIDMCCHVVVQRLLLTFSSSDGVLWLLLGNIKDLHLPVAVSVKTHTVTWAANTLVQEAMPSSYYDLNVNTRGILGLQHNGRVPGKTDGLCFNTVVSLEHTGEGPHTSQPPLIESPRFQWYKVENPQLRDKIQQRITTGSFLPVHSLY; encoded by the exons ATGGTGCAGGAGGCCAAGGAGAATTGCTACAAACAGTGGTACCTTCCAGCTGGCCgtatggaagagggagagagcattGTGGAGGCCATGAGAAGGGAAGTGAAGGAAGAGGCTGGATTCGACTGCAAACCCATTACCCTGGTTCTGGTCCAAGAACAGGGGCCGCAGTGGATCCGATTCGTTTTCTTGGCGGAGATTACAG GAGGCTCCCTAAAGACGATGGCAGAGGCTGATGCAGAGTCTCTCCAGGCTCAGTGGTGGGACCAAGACTCCCCACTCACCTTGAGGGGTCGTGACATCCTCAGACTCATCGATACCGCCCTGAAATACAGAAAGAAGCCCTGGCATCCTGTGGCTCACCCTATAGACatgtgctgccatgttgttgtgcaGCGACTTCTTCTCACTTTCAGCAGCTCTGATGGGGTGCTTTGGCTCCTTTTGGGCAACATTAAGGACCTGCACCTCCCTGTGGCCGTGTCTGTGAAAACCCACACAGTCACATGGGCGGCCAACACATTGGTACAAGAGGCCATGCCCTCTTCCTACTACGACCTCAACGTCAACACAAGGGGAATCCTGGGACTACAGCACAATGGAAGGGTCCCTGGGAAGACAGATGGACTCTGCTTCAACACAGTGGTGTCTTTggaacacactggggaggggcCACACACCAGTCAACCACCACTGATCGAGAGCCCTCGCTTTCAGTGGTACAAAGTGGAGAATCCTCAGCTAAGAGACAAGATTCAACAGAGAATAACTACTGGGTCCTTCCTTCCAGTGCATAGTCTCTACTAA